A section of the Jannaschia sp. S6380 genome encodes:
- the recN gene encoding DNA repair protein RecN — protein MLRSLEIRDMLIIDRLSLDFQPGLNVLTGETGAGKSILLDSLGFVLGWRGRAELVRQGADQGEVTAAFDLPPGHPARDVLAEHDITAEEDELLLRRVNTRDGRKTAWVNGSRVSGEVLRALSDKLLELHGQHDDRGLLDVNGHRALLDAFAGLDAGAVRSAWTRLSAARRALRAAEARREEALAEEDFLRHAVDELDRLDPQPGEEAELDTRRRLMQGAEKIRDDVAKALQAIGPQGAEGQMLDATRWLDGAAHAAADALGPAMDALNRAMVELGEAQAGVESCLDALRFDPSELEDAEERLFAIRAIARKHGVQPDALPEFAADLRARLDLLNASEGGLAKLTAEAEGAQAAYDTSSAALTRARTDAALRLDAAMRAELAPLKMDRATFTTTLVPGPAGPDGADVVAFEVATNPGAPSGPLNKIASGGELSRFLLALKVCLTGGDRSLTMIFDEIDRGVGGATADAVGRRLRALADRGQVLVVTHSPQVAALGAHHWRVEKRVAGEVTTSTVIPVAETDRVDEIARMLAGDTVTDAARGAAKALLDAAA, from the coding sequence ATGCTCCGCTCCCTGGAAATTCGCGACATGCTCATCATCGACCGGTTGTCGCTCGACTTCCAGCCGGGGCTGAACGTTTTGACGGGCGAGACGGGGGCCGGCAAGTCCATCCTGCTCGACAGTCTCGGTTTCGTCCTGGGCTGGCGCGGGCGGGCGGAACTGGTCCGTCAGGGCGCGGATCAGGGTGAGGTGACCGCCGCCTTCGACCTGCCCCCCGGCCATCCGGCGCGCGACGTGTTGGCGGAACACGACATCACCGCCGAGGAGGACGAACTTCTGTTGCGGCGGGTGAACACCCGCGACGGGCGCAAGACGGCCTGGGTCAACGGTTCCCGCGTCTCGGGGGAGGTGCTACGGGCGCTGTCCGACAAGTTGCTGGAACTCCATGGTCAGCATGACGACCGCGGTCTGTTGGACGTCAATGGCCACCGGGCCTTGCTTGACGCTTTTGCCGGGCTCGACGCGGGTGCCGTGCGGTCGGCCTGGACGCGCCTCAGCGCCGCACGCCGGGCCCTCCGCGCCGCCGAGGCACGCCGCGAGGAGGCATTGGCAGAAGAAGACTTCCTGCGCCACGCCGTCGACGAGCTTGACCGCTTGGATCCACAGCCGGGGGAGGAGGCCGAGTTGGACACCCGCCGCCGGCTGATGCAGGGGGCCGAGAAGATCCGCGACGACGTGGCCAAGGCGCTTCAGGCGATCGGGCCGCAGGGGGCCGAGGGGCAGATGCTGGACGCGACCCGGTGGCTGGACGGCGCGGCCCACGCCGCGGCCGACGCCCTGGGACCGGCGATGGACGCGCTGAACCGGGCGATGGTCGAGCTTGGCGAGGCACAGGCCGGCGTGGAAAGCTGCCTCGACGCGCTGCGCTTCGATCCGAGCGAGCTTGAGGACGCAGAGGAACGCCTGTTTGCGATACGGGCCATCGCCCGCAAGCACGGCGTCCAACCCGATGCGCTGCCGGAGTTCGCCGCCGATCTGCGCGCGCGGCTGGACCTGTTGAACGCCTCCGAAGGCGGGCTGGCCAAATTGACGGCGGAGGCCGAGGGAGCCCAAGCCGCCTATGATACGTCGTCGGCCGCGTTGACGCGCGCCCGGACAGATGCCGCCCTGCGTCTGGACGCGGCGATGCGCGCGGAACTGGCGCCGCTCAAGATGGATCGGGCGACCTTCACCACCACCCTCGTGCCCGGCCCGGCCGGGCCTGATGGTGCCGATGTCGTGGCGTTCGAGGTGGCGACCAACCCCGGTGCGCCGTCTGGCCCGCTCAACAAGATCGCATCCGGCGGGGAACTCAGCCGATTCCTTCTGGCGCTGAAGGTCTGCCTGACCGGCGGCGACCGGTCGCTGACAATGATCTTCGACGAGATCGACCGTGGCGTCGGCGGCGCAACCGCCGATGCCGTGGGCCGCCGCCTGAGGGCGCTTGCGGATAGGGGGCAGGTGCTGGTCGTCACACATTCGCCCCAGGTCGCGGCCTTGGGCGCCCATCACTGGCGGGTGGAAAAGCGGGTCGCGGGCGAGGTCACGACATCCACCGTGATCCCGGTGGCGGAAACCGACCGGGTGGACGAGATCGCACGCATGCTGGCCGGCGACACCGTCACGGACGCGGCACGCGGGGCGGCGAAGGCGCTGCTCGACGCGGCGGCATAG
- the mgtE gene encoding magnesium transporter, with protein sequence MSDTDPETPVTPADELDEDVELDQPRLRLVRDAIAADDGPAIDALLEPLHGADIADLLEQLDDQPRRELLRLWSGGIDGEILSELDETIREEILAELPADEVAEAVRELETDDVVDLIENLESETQADAILASLDDVDRVAVQQALTYPEFSAGRLMQREVVIAPSFWTVGQAIDHLRNAPDLPEQFYHVILTDPRMRPVGYVTLGKILGAPRETPLAEIEEESFRTFEVTDPESEVAYAFNQYHLISAPVVDADDRLLGVITIDDAIRILDEEAEEDILRLAGVDAEESLSNRTLGVVRRRFPWLAVNLVTAIMASIVISQFEGVITEIVALAVLMPIVASMGGNAGTQSLTVAVRALATRDLTGANVWRVIRREVMAGGINGVAFAIIMGIVGLVWFGSPMLGVVIAVAMIINLVVAGLAGVGIPVVLEKVGIDPALASGAFVTTVTDVVGFFAFLGLAALWLL encoded by the coding sequence ATGTCCGACACCGACCCCGAAACCCCAGTCACCCCGGCCGACGAGTTGGATGAGGACGTGGAACTGGACCAACCGCGGTTGCGCCTGGTTCGCGATGCCATCGCCGCCGATGACGGGCCCGCGATCGACGCCCTGCTGGAACCGCTGCACGGCGCCGACATCGCCGACCTCCTGGAACAGCTCGACGATCAGCCGCGCCGCGAATTGCTGCGTTTGTGGTCCGGCGGGATCGACGGCGAGATCCTGTCCGAGCTCGACGAGACCATCCGCGAGGAGATCCTGGCGGAACTGCCCGCCGACGAGGTCGCCGAAGCGGTGCGCGAGTTGGAGACGGACGACGTCGTCGACCTGATCGAGAACCTGGAGAGCGAGACCCAGGCCGACGCGATCCTGGCGTCGCTCGACGATGTCGACCGAGTTGCCGTCCAGCAGGCCCTGACCTACCCCGAATTCTCCGCCGGTCGCCTGATGCAGCGCGAGGTGGTGATCGCGCCGTCGTTCTGGACGGTGGGCCAGGCGATCGACCATTTGCGAAATGCCCCCGACCTGCCGGAGCAGTTCTACCACGTCATCCTGACCGATCCGCGGATGCGGCCCGTGGGTTACGTCACGCTGGGCAAGATCCTGGGCGCCCCCCGGGAGACACCGCTGGCCGAAATCGAGGAGGAGAGCTTCCGCACCTTCGAGGTGACCGATCCGGAAAGCGAGGTCGCCTATGCCTTCAACCAGTACCACCTAATCTCGGCCCCGGTGGTCGATGCGGACGACCGGCTGCTGGGCGTCATCACCATCGACGACGCAATCCGCATTCTGGACGAGGAGGCGGAGGAGGACATCCTGCGCCTGGCCGGCGTCGATGCCGAGGAATCCCTGTCGAACCGCACTTTGGGTGTGGTCCGGCGCCGGTTCCCGTGGCTGGCGGTGAACCTGGTCACGGCGATCATGGCCTCCATCGTGATCTCGCAGTTCGAGGGCGTCATAACCGAAATCGTGGCCCTGGCCGTGCTCATGCCCATCGTGGCGTCCATGGGCGGCAATGCGGGGACGCAATCGCTGACGGTGGCGGTGCGCGCACTCGCTACGCGCGACCTGACCGGGGCGAACGTCTGGCGCGTCATCCGGCGCGAGGTGATGGCCGGGGGCATCAATGGCGTGGCCTTTGCGATCATCATGGGGATCGTCGGCCTGGTCTGGTTCGGCTCGCCCATGCTGGGGGTGGTGATCGCGGTGGCGATGATCATCAACCTGGTCGTAGCGGGCCTGGCGGGCGTCGGCATCCCTGTGGTTCTGGAGAAAGTCGGCATCGACCCGGCCCTTGCCTCGGGCGCGTTCGTGACGACGGTAACGGACGTGGTGGGCTTCTTCGCGTTTCTCGGACTGGCGGCACTCTGGCTGTTGTGA
- the guaD gene encoding guanine deaminase — translation MTLLITGQTLAFVDDPFIVAPEDVVRHRSDGAVVVEDGRIVDVGAAADLSTRYPDAMRADHGEALILPGFVDAHVHYPQTAIIASWGKRLIDWLQTYTFPEEARFGDPEHAARIANTYLDLALANGTTSACSFCTIHPESVDAIFAAAADRGMAIWAGKTCMDRNAPEDLRDTAQGAYDDSKALLDRWHGQGRASYVITPRFTPTSTPDQLAALGGLWTERPDCLMQTHLSEQVDEIAWVRDLHPEARDYLDTYEAHGLLRERSLFGHAIHLADRERDRLAEVGAALVHCPTSNTFIGSGLFDMGLARRLRVGLATDTGGGSSFSMLRTMAAAYEVAQLRGQALHSSQLLWLATAGSARALHADGIGRLEVGAMADLVVLDLHSTFAIAQRTARADTLWEAVFPTIMMGDDRAVAQTYVAGRPMKTGRP, via the coding sequence ATGACCCTGCTGATCACCGGCCAGACGCTCGCTTTCGTCGACGACCCGTTCATCGTGGCGCCCGAAGATGTGGTGCGCCACCGCAGCGACGGCGCCGTCGTCGTCGAAGACGGGCGCATCGTGGACGTGGGGGCGGCGGCCGACCTGTCCACTCGCTATCCCGATGCGATGCGGGCCGATCATGGCGAGGCCCTGATCCTGCCAGGCTTCGTCGACGCGCATGTGCACTATCCGCAGACGGCGATCATCGCGTCCTGGGGCAAGCGGCTGATCGACTGGCTACAGACCTATACCTTCCCCGAGGAGGCCCGGTTCGGAGACCCAGAACACGCCGCCCGGATCGCGAACACCTATCTCGACCTCGCGCTGGCGAACGGGACGACGTCGGCCTGCAGCTTCTGCACCATCCACCCCGAAAGCGTGGACGCGATATTCGCCGCGGCGGCCGACCGGGGCATGGCGATCTGGGCCGGCAAGACCTGCATGGATCGCAACGCCCCCGAGGATTTGCGCGACACGGCCCAGGGTGCGTATGACGACAGCAAGGCCCTGCTGGACCGGTGGCATGGGCAGGGTCGCGCGTCTTACGTGATCACCCCCCGGTTCACACCAACCTCCACTCCCGACCAGCTTGCCGCCCTCGGGGGTCTATGGACCGAACGCCCTGATTGCCTGATGCAGACACACCTGAGCGAGCAGGTCGACGAGATCGCTTGGGTCCGCGACCTGCACCCCGAGGCGCGCGACTATCTGGACACGTACGAGGCGCACGGCCTGTTGCGCGAACGCAGCCTGTTCGGACACGCGATCCACTTGGCCGATCGCGAACGCGACAGGCTGGCCGAGGTCGGCGCCGCGCTTGTCCATTGCCCGACATCGAACACGTTCATCGGGTCGGGACTGTTCGACATGGGGTTGGCCCGCCGCCTTCGCGTGGGTCTGGCCACCGATACGGGGGGCGGATCCAGCTTTTCGATGTTGCGCACGATGGCGGCCGCCTACGAGGTGGCGCAGTTGCGCGGACAGGCGCTCCACTCGTCACAACTTCTATGGCTGGCCACCGCAGGATCGGCCCGCGCACTGCATGCCGACGGGATCGGTCGTCTGGAAGTGGGCGCAATGGCCGATCTGGTCGTGCTGGACCTGCATTCCACGTTCGCGATCGCACAACGCACCGCGCGTGCCGACACCCTGTGGGAGGCGGTGTTTCCGACGATCATGATGGGCGACGACCGGGCCGTCGCGCAAACCTATGTCGCGGGTCGACCGATGAAGACCGGACGACCCTGA
- a CDS encoding adenylosuccinate lyase, with translation MKTLKTLLATAALLTAPGLAHAEGCNWTKHEQVTMSCAPGTTLDADTGTCVADVTG, from the coding sequence ATGAAGACACTCAAGACCCTCCTTGCCACGGCGGCGCTGCTGACCGCGCCCGGCCTCGCCCATGCCGAAGGCTGCAATTGGACCAAGCATGAGCAGGTGACCATGTCCTGCGCGCCGGGCACGACGCTCGACGCGGACACGGGGACCTGCGTGGCCGACGTCACCGGCTGA
- the purB gene encoding adenylosuccinate lyase translates to MIPRYSRPEMVAIWSPETKFRIWFEIEAHACDAMADLGVIPKANAEAVWKAKDSEFDVARIDEIEAVTKHDVIAFLTHLSEIVGADAARFVHQGMTSSDVLDTTLNVQLVRAADLLIADVEALLAALKRRAFEHKDTVRIGRSHGIHAEPTTMGLTFARFHAEMDRNLRRLRTARAEVATGAISGAVGTFANIDPAVEAHVCAKLDLTPEPISTQVIPRDRHAAFFATLGVVASSIENIATEIRHMQRTEVLEAEEFFSAGQKGSSAMPHKRNPVLTENLTGLARMVRAAVVPALENVTLWHERDISHSSVERMIGPDATITLDFALARLTGVVDKLVVYPENMLANMNKFRGLVMSQRVLLALTQAGVSRDDAYALVQRNAMKVWEQGADFQTELLADADVRAALSEDEIREKFDLGYHTKHVDTIFDRVFGAD, encoded by the coding sequence GGTTCGAGATCGAGGCCCATGCCTGCGACGCCATGGCCGATCTGGGAGTGATCCCGAAGGCGAACGCCGAAGCGGTCTGGAAAGCGAAGGATTCGGAGTTCGACGTCGCCCGGATCGACGAGATCGAGGCGGTCACCAAGCATGATGTCATCGCCTTCCTGACCCATCTGTCGGAGATCGTGGGCGCGGATGCGGCGCGGTTCGTGCACCAGGGGATGACCTCGTCCGACGTGCTCGACACGACCCTGAACGTGCAACTGGTGCGGGCGGCGGACCTGCTGATCGCGGACGTGGAGGCGTTGCTGGCCGCGCTGAAGCGCCGGGCGTTCGAGCACAAGGACACCGTCCGCATCGGGCGCAGCCACGGCATCCACGCCGAGCCCACGACCATGGGCCTGACCTTCGCGCGCTTCCATGCCGAGATGGATCGCAACCTGCGCCGCCTGCGCACCGCGCGCGCTGAGGTGGCCACTGGCGCGATCAGCGGTGCGGTCGGGACGTTCGCCAATATCGACCCGGCCGTCGAGGCGCATGTCTGCGCCAAGCTGGACCTGACTCCGGAGCCCATCAGCACACAGGTCATCCCGCGCGATCGCCATGCGGCGTTCTTCGCCACGCTGGGCGTCGTGGCCAGCAGCATCGAGAACATCGCGACCGAGATCCGACACATGCAGCGGACCGAAGTGCTGGAGGCCGAGGAATTCTTCAGCGCCGGGCAGAAGGGTTCGTCGGCGATGCCGCACAAGCGCAACCCGGTCCTGACCGAGAACCTGACGGGCCTCGCGCGGATGGTCCGCGCCGCGGTCGTGCCCGCGCTGGAGAACGTGACCCTCTGGCACGAGCGGGACATCTCGCACTCCTCGGTCGAGCGGATGATCGGGCCGGACGCGACGATCACGCTGGACTTCGCGCTGGCCCGCCTGACCGGCGTGGTCGACAAGCTGGTCGTCTATCCCGAGAACATGTTGGCCAACATGAACAAGTTCCGCGGCCTGGTCATGTCGCAGCGCGTGCTGCTCGCGCTGACCCAGGCCGGCGTGTCGCGCGACGATGCCTATGCCCTGGTCCAGCGCAACGCGATGAAGGTCTGGGAACAGGGCGCAGATTTCCAGACGGAGCTACTGGCCGATGCCGACGTCCGCGCGGCGCTGTCCGAGGACGAGATCCGCGAGAAGTTCGACCTCGGCTATCATACCAAGCATGTCGATACGATCTTCGACCGGGTCTTCGGCGCGGATTGA